The following proteins are encoded in a genomic region of Nitratireductor sp. GISD-1A_MAKvit:
- a CDS encoding DeoR/GlpR family DNA-binding transcription regulator — protein MNKETVSSGRTLAHQRQAIILKHVREKGVVSIAEMARLFQVSRETIRRDLKVLADGDALNLVHGGAARFEDEEPALSFRQGENAAGKAAIGTFAASLVSDGMVVLLDSGTTALAVANGLKERRSLTVFTPSLTIAQLLCRQPEIRVHMPGGEIDPREEAIGGIDALRGISALRVDMAFIGAGSLTTDGAVTDFTRLGAETRSAMIDMAQKAYFILDSSKFGRLTPMRIRDAERAAGVIVDRKPDAQTLRALKEQGLDLIVA, from the coding sequence ATGAACAAAGAAACTGTCTCTTCCGGTCGCACGCTTGCACATCAACGCCAGGCGATAATTCTGAAACATGTGCGTGAGAAAGGCGTCGTTTCCATCGCTGAAATGGCTCGTCTATTTCAGGTTTCGCGCGAGACCATAAGGCGCGACCTGAAGGTACTTGCCGATGGCGACGCACTGAACCTGGTCCACGGAGGCGCAGCGCGTTTTGAAGACGAGGAGCCGGCACTTAGCTTCCGGCAGGGAGAGAATGCCGCTGGCAAGGCAGCCATCGGCACATTTGCCGCAAGTCTCGTGTCGGACGGCATGGTGGTTCTGCTCGACAGTGGCACCACGGCACTTGCCGTGGCAAATGGGCTGAAGGAGAGGCGTTCCCTCACCGTATTCACGCCGAGCCTGACCATAGCGCAGCTTCTGTGCCGACAACCCGAGATCCGCGTGCACATGCCTGGCGGTGAAATCGACCCGCGTGAAGAAGCCATCGGAGGCATTGATGCGCTGAGAGGCATATCGGCGTTGCGCGTGGATATGGCCTTTATCGGTGCTGGAAGCCTGACGACAGACGGTGCCGTCACCGATTTCACCCGCCTTGGCGCGGAAACGCGTTCGGCAATGATCGATATGGCGCAGAAAGCCTATTTCATCCTCGATTCGAGCAAATTCGGCAGGCTCACGCCAATGCGCATTCGAGACGCAGAGAGGGCTGCGGGCGTGATCGTCGACCGCAAACCCGA
- a CDS encoding VWA domain-containing protein: MFRSLRLVVFCVAAALQTASSGSANAQDVNAAVEVVRQFIAAHMTHLDTMQGPLLNDARAAAPYVVDALAVDGLQGRLGFDPIYNAQDFEITNLRVYADPRTPILRGAAQVRVTLDNFGARQEFVYALVQVAPDNAWQISDIYSVNNDWSLANMAADLGIDLRRQTGPEVTLDSAGIPIPCAFACGNPTEPGAQESQAPIVVPEPVVVPGMEEGDLPGNGINPDGRNLLVILDASGSMWGQVEGEAKIATAREALTGIMGDLDPATNVGLMAYGHRRKGDCGDTEVLYPVSNYAPGQLIPAIEGISPLGKTPIAGALKQAASAMPASGQSSSVLLISDGLETCGGDPCAAAARLAEAGIDTRVHVVGFDLSAQEHAALQCIAENGNGTYYPANDARSFVAAVNEAVREAAHATPAPAPQPAPSSNAETVFEDTFDGPVLHPDWRVENPVEELMAFTPEGQLFLAALGKEPHFRKPEATNRLILDRPVPKGDFDFVVDFKIDVQTKRELMMLSLFGAAHEQIGAYVWLEPTGCGTQFRFSLIRISGTEDDPQTTSFDTNLLDGPWADNMCGATGRAQGDAILKALGQNGARLALKRRGREMTGSIQLQMPGGGETLSYTTEAISVLRLSGAPSLLGGHGHKAVPGESHFEIDRFAIEVPPQ; this comes from the coding sequence ATGTTTCGTAGTTTAAGGCTCGTTGTTTTCTGTGTTGCTGCTGCACTGCAGACTGCAAGCAGCGGCAGCGCCAACGCGCAGGACGTCAATGCGGCAGTAGAAGTTGTAAGGCAGTTCATCGCCGCACACATGACCCATCTGGACACCATGCAGGGCCCCCTGCTCAACGATGCACGGGCCGCGGCTCCATATGTCGTCGATGCTCTTGCGGTGGATGGATTGCAGGGGAGGCTCGGTTTCGATCCGATCTACAACGCCCAGGACTTCGAGATCACGAATCTCCGCGTCTATGCCGATCCCAGAACACCGATCCTGCGCGGCGCAGCGCAGGTGCGTGTGACGCTCGATAATTTTGGTGCGCGGCAGGAGTTCGTCTATGCGCTCGTGCAGGTTGCGCCCGACAACGCCTGGCAGATCTCTGATATCTATTCCGTCAACAATGACTGGTCGCTGGCCAATATGGCCGCCGACCTTGGCATTGACCTCAGACGGCAGACGGGACCCGAAGTGACCCTCGACAGTGCGGGTATTCCCATCCCCTGTGCCTTCGCATGCGGAAATCCGACCGAGCCCGGTGCTCAGGAAAGCCAGGCGCCGATTGTTGTGCCCGAGCCGGTGGTCGTACCGGGGATGGAGGAAGGGGACCTGCCTGGCAATGGCATCAACCCCGACGGTCGCAATCTCCTTGTCATCCTCGATGCCTCAGGTTCGATGTGGGGACAGGTCGAGGGGGAGGCCAAGATCGCCACCGCACGTGAGGCCCTCACGGGGATCATGGGTGACCTCGATCCAGCCACGAATGTCGGTCTCATGGCGTATGGCCATCGGCGCAAGGGGGATTGCGGCGACACGGAGGTGCTCTATCCGGTTTCCAATTACGCGCCAGGCCAGCTCATTCCCGCAATTGAAGGGATTTCTCCGCTGGGCAAAACGCCCATTGCCGGTGCATTGAAACAGGCAGCGTCGGCGATGCCGGCATCCGGCCAGTCTTCCAGCGTGCTGTTGATTTCGGATGGGCTGGAGACCTGTGGTGGCGATCCATGTGCTGCGGCAGCCCGGTTGGCGGAAGCCGGGATCGATACGCGGGTCCATGTTGTCGGGTTTGACCTCAGCGCCCAGGAGCATGCCGCGCTACAGTGCATCGCTGAGAACGGCAATGGAACATACTATCCGGCAAACGATGCACGCAGCTTTGTGGCTGCTGTGAACGAGGCTGTTCGCGAAGCTGCGCACGCAACTCCAGCACCGGCGCCTCAGCCAGCCCCATCAAGCAATGCAGAGACGGTGTTCGAGGACACGTTTGACGGTCCGGTACTTCATCCCGACTGGCGCGTGGAAAACCCCGTTGAGGAGCTCATGGCGTTTACGCCGGAGGGACAACTGTTCCTGGCTGCATTGGGCAAAGAGCCACACTTCAGAAAGCCTGAAGCGACCAATCGCCTGATCCTTGACCGTCCCGTTCCCAAAGGGGATTTCGATTTCGTGGTCGATTTCAAGATCGACGTGCAGACCAAACGCGAGCTGATGATGCTTTCGCTTTTTGGCGCTGCGCACGAACAGATCGGAGCCTATGTATGGCTGGAACCGACTGGGTGCGGAACGCAGTTCAGGTTCTCGCTGATCAGGATATCCGGCACGGAAGACGATCCGCAGACGACTTCCTTTGACACGAACCTGCTTGATGGGCCATGGGCCGACAATATGTGCGGTGCTACCGGGCGGGCCCAGGGGGATGCCATTCTGAAGGCGCTGGGGCAGAACGGTGCACGCCTTGCTCTCAAGCGCCGTGGCAGGGAAATGACAGGATCCATTCAACTGCAGATGCCCGGGGGCGGTGAGACGCTTTCCTACACCACTGAAGCGATCTCGGTGCTCCGGCTGTCCGGTGCCCCCAGTCTGTTGGGTGGTCACGGGCATAAGGCGGTGCCCGGCGAAAGTCATTTTGAGATTGACCGCTTTGCAATCGAGGTTCCTCCACAATGA
- a CDS encoding LemA family protein — MITTIFIIAAGILAFIYLQNRLAAAKNAVASGLSGIDVQLRRRHDLIPALVEAVRGAIAQENRVFDVLMEARRAAMNARSNDIETVEKAEAELSVALRTFLAYSEDTPEISSTANIRKLQKQLEETEDQISAARRLYNANVERYNTLLDAIPSNWIARSMGLIHARPFALAAAESDRVRAMPEIDLRENGS, encoded by the coding sequence ATGATCACGACCATATTCATCATTGCGGCCGGAATACTCGCATTCATTTATTTGCAGAACCGCCTGGCAGCGGCGAAAAATGCCGTGGCTAGCGGCCTGTCGGGCATCGATGTTCAATTGAGGCGGCGCCATGATCTGATTCCCGCCCTCGTTGAGGCGGTGCGTGGAGCCATCGCGCAGGAAAATCGTGTCTTTGATGTTCTAATGGAAGCGCGCCGGGCTGCAATGAATGCGCGCAGCAACGATATCGAGACAGTCGAGAAGGCAGAGGCTGAGCTTTCGGTGGCACTGCGTACCTTCCTTGCGTATTCGGAAGACACGCCCGAGATCAGCTCGACGGCCAATATACGCAAGTTGCAAAAACAGCTTGAGGAAACCGAGGATCAGATCAGCGCGGCGCGGCGCCTCTACAATGCGAATGTCGAACGCTACAACACGCTTCTGGATGCCATCCCGTCAAACTGGATTGCCCGTTCGATGGGGCTGATCCACGCCAGACCGTTCGCTCTGGCAGCAGCGGAATCCGATCGCGTACGCGCCATGCCCGAAATCGATCTGCGGGAAAATGGCTCTTGA
- a CDS encoding DUF3137 domain-containing protein, with protein sequence MKPFTESLIRQPDFDTYYAEEIEPELARLESHRKTRMRLVLTLAALGAVGLGTVAALALAGQSESFSALVAFTLGFGCLVGAGLAYRGLCDRYKKVLVGKVCTFLGLDYTLGSFDFPLRRFTSLLPFYKSAKLEDRISGHVNGVDFELCEGKFSKKESKWRALMLIFSFEKAFEGETSVVADTSWIGNAIESLRQKGQRVALESLEFEGRFEVYSTDQLEARYLLTPRFMERIMDLTERFNNKKGVALAFSDSQLLVAIRIGANARRFEIGNVFHEVRDGAERARSLVAEIECITDIIEILNLSESSHA encoded by the coding sequence ATGAAACCGTTTACCGAGTCCCTCATCCGCCAACCGGACTTCGACACCTACTACGCCGAAGAGATCGAACCCGAGTTGGCGCGCCTGGAATCGCACCGAAAAACGCGCATGCGTCTGGTTCTGACCCTTGCAGCTCTGGGCGCGGTCGGACTGGGAACTGTTGCGGCCCTCGCCCTGGCCGGTCAGTCGGAGAGTTTTTCGGCCCTTGTCGCCTTCACACTCGGCTTCGGCTGTCTGGTGGGAGCCGGACTGGCCTATCGGGGGCTCTGCGACCGCTACAAAAAGGTTCTTGTTGGAAAGGTCTGCACGTTTCTGGGGCTGGACTACACACTTGGAAGCTTCGATTTCCCGCTCAGGCGTTTCACCTCGCTCCTGCCGTTTTACAAGAGCGCCAAACTTGAAGACCGCATCAGCGGGCATGTGAACGGCGTCGATTTCGAGCTGTGTGAGGGGAAGTTCTCGAAGAAGGAATCGAAATGGCGTGCATTGATGCTGATCTTCAGCTTCGAAAAGGCATTTGAGGGGGAAACCTCGGTGGTGGCAGACACCAGCTGGATCGGCAACGCGATCGAAAGCCTGCGCCAGAAAGGTCAGCGTGTTGCGCTTGAAAGTCTGGAGTTTGAGGGGCGCTTTGAAGTTTATTCCACCGACCAGCTTGAAGCCCGTTACCTTCTCACTCCCCGGTTCATGGAACGTATCATGGACCTTACCGAACGCTTCAATAACAAAAAGGGTGTGGCGCTGGCATTCTCGGATAGTCAGCTACTGGTGGCGATACGCATTGGGGCCAATGCCCGCCGTTTCGAGATAGGAAACGTATTTCACGAGGTTCGCGATGGAGCCGAGCGCGCTCGTAGCCTTGTTGCGGAAATCGAATGCATCACCGACATCATCGAGATTCTCAACCTCTCCGAGTCCAGCCATGCCTGA
- a CDS encoding alpha/beta hydrolase — translation MHAEFLVGMDNQPLLLRKWTVDSGSGSAQNHGAVFLGHSQPTHSGMLSDLARAFNALGWNAYSGDVRGHGNSTDHRNWLGHLDYENGWQRAVSDMRLFYEKCFTGIPWEHRLIVVPNITALLTLEVLKTWPDLAHHIVLISPPPNQRAIAMFGKTFSQTRCKLGSSDTPDEQSLHHLYAFLGSHLKERRHPADVMSADRTLIDAVISDPLGWPTPTPAYWYNIFSGMLSAWKWPKNASVVPGTRCLVLFGGEDAMLRDGGFLPPVERFLERVGFDDIASARVEGARSALFLEEKRFGIAERIARWVGEEWHPEEGHDEIGVAELTSKLLEMTSSLGASAELGPGELVELCYNAIDNESLWNEIIYRMIYEAERSGELAEAELDRRILSLMPHWERSFNLNRQVMMNATLGVLLQSVIERLHIGVAILDSEGELLHSNRTYFEALARLFPHRTPTASDERIVSQLTRDLLSGELTDPTNRKGSTETLIVHDDVPVGFRFHPDALKQTSLQRQGPASVLVLRTSLEQGLEADARIALVELAYGLTGKEAEIALLIAGGKTPEEAAETMGILVSTVRGHLKKAYSKMNVHTQSELTSRILSGPVGWLG, via the coding sequence ATGCATGCCGAATTTCTAGTTGGCATGGACAACCAGCCATTGCTTTTGCGCAAATGGACGGTGGATTCCGGTTCGGGATCAGCGCAAAACCACGGGGCTGTCTTCCTGGGACACAGCCAGCCGACCCACTCAGGCATGCTGTCCGATCTCGCCAGGGCCTTCAACGCACTGGGCTGGAATGCCTATTCCGGCGATGTGCGTGGACATGGAAATTCCACTGACCATCGCAACTGGCTCGGCCACCTTGACTACGAAAATGGCTGGCAGCGGGCGGTCTCGGATATGCGTCTGTTCTACGAAAAATGCTTCACCGGCATCCCCTGGGAGCACCGGCTGATCGTGGTGCCCAACATCACCGCTCTGTTGACCCTGGAAGTGCTGAAGACTTGGCCGGATCTCGCCCACCACATTGTCCTGATTTCGCCACCGCCAAACCAGCGCGCCATCGCCATGTTTGGCAAGACATTCTCTCAGACGCGGTGCAAACTGGGCTCTTCAGACACACCTGACGAACAGTCTCTCCATCATCTCTATGCCTTTCTCGGATCCCATCTGAAGGAACGCCGTCATCCTGCGGACGTCATGAGTGCCGACCGTACACTGATCGACGCGGTGATCAGCGACCCGCTGGGCTGGCCGACCCCCACACCCGCCTATTGGTACAATATTTTCTCGGGCATGCTTTCTGCGTGGAAATGGCCAAAGAATGCGTCGGTGGTACCGGGCACACGCTGTCTGGTCCTGTTCGGCGGAGAGGACGCGATGCTGCGAGACGGTGGTTTTTTACCGCCAGTTGAACGATTTCTCGAACGCGTCGGGTTTGATGATATTGCCTCTGCCAGGGTTGAAGGGGCGCGCTCGGCACTGTTCCTCGAAGAAAAACGCTTCGGCATTGCAGAGCGGATTGCCCGGTGGGTTGGCGAGGAGTGGCATCCCGAAGAGGGACACGATGAAATCGGTGTAGCCGAGCTGACTTCGAAACTCCTTGAAATGACCAGCAGTCTCGGTGCGTCTGCAGAACTCGGTCCGGGTGAACTGGTCGAGCTGTGCTACAACGCCATCGACAATGAAAGTCTCTGGAACGAGATCATCTACCGCATGATCTATGAAGCAGAGCGTTCTGGAGAACTGGCGGAAGCGGAGCTCGACAGGCGCATCCTGTCGCTGATGCCGCATTGGGAGCGTTCATTCAACCTCAACCGACAGGTGATGATGAATGCCACGCTTGGCGTTCTGCTTCAATCGGTCATCGAACGCCTTCACATCGGCGTTGCGATTCTCGACAGCGAAGGCGAGTTGCTGCATTCCAACCGGACCTACTTCGAAGCGCTCGCCCGGCTGTTCCCGCACCGCACACCCACCGCCAGTGACGAACGCATCGTAAGCCAGCTCACTCGAGATCTGTTATCGGGAGAGCTGACAGATCCGACGAACCGAAAAGGCAGCACCGAAACGCTGATTGTCCATGACGACGTCCCGGTTGGCTTCCGCTTCCACCCCGACGCCCTGAAACAGACAAGCCTGCAACGTCAGGGACCGGCCTCCGTTCTCGTGCTTCGCACCAGCCTTGAGCAAGGGCTTGAAGCCGATGCGCGTATTGCATTGGTCGAGCTCGCCTACGGCCTGACCGGAAAGGAAGCCGAGATCGCACTCCTGATCGCAGGGGGAAAAACACCCGAAGAGGCCGCGGAAACCATGGGCATCCTGGTGAGCACCGTGCGCGGTCATCTCAAAAAGGCGTACTCGAAAATGAACGTCCACACGCAGTCGGAATTAACCTCCCGCATCCTGTCGGGGCCGGTAGGTTGGCTCGGCTAG